In Osmerus mordax isolate fOsmMor3 chromosome 27, fOsmMor3.pri, whole genome shotgun sequence, the sequence GAAGCACTGCTTCAAAAAGATAAACCCTCGCAAGGCACCTGGCCCAGACGGCATATCAGGTAGGGCCCTCAGGGGCTGTGCTGACCAGCTAGTAGGGGTCTTCAGTGACATCTCtcatgatcagaatcagaatttggtttattcgccatgtatgttatacaaacacggaatttactgtggcagggaggtgcaaaacactaaacagcgagcgagcgagcgagcgagacagagagagagacagacagagagagacagacagacagacagacagacagacagacagagagagagagagagagagagagagagagagagagagagagagagagagagagagagacaattaaGTGCAAGTGGATCCTCAACTTCCTGAcggggaggccacaggtggtgccaatcggtgaccgcacctcatccacactgatcaccaacacaggcaccccccagggctgtgtgctcagccctctcctgttctccttgttcaCGCACGACTGTGCTTGCAACGCACAGTtccaacctccttgttaagtttgctgacgacacaaccattgtgggcctcatctctggcAGTGAtgagtcagcctacagagaggaggttgataccctgacatcatggtgtcaggacaataacctctctctcaacgtcagcaagaccaaggagatgattgtggactataggaggtggctggaggaggagcatgcacccctacacatcaacggatccgaagtggagaaggtcagctgcttcaggttcctcggggtgaacatcagcaatgacctcacctggtctgctcacacggacaaggtggtcaaagcggcccaGAAACACCTCTTCTTCTTGATGAGACtaaagaagtttggcatggacatTTCTCACTCGTCACTTTACATTGTTACATTGATACATTTCTCTCTAGTCACTTTACATATTCAATAGTCActcaatattgcactattgcactaactgtaccccacttgtcttaggttagtataggtcttgtcttaggttagtattgGTCttgtcagtgcccagtctgatcttgttctgtgcacctgacaataaaaacttgaaacttgaatGAAATTATGATACTACCTGAGACTCCTGACTGAAACAATAGTTCCTAATGTCTCTGAGAGAAAGAGCTTAAGTTGAGCTGATAAATTACCTgtgataattgggtgtgctcaagccttcggcgagagcacaacctttgttctctcacatatatatttattattgggtgtgctcaagccttcggcgagagcacaacctttgttctctcacatatatattattatttctttttgcccccctaaaactcagtcaatatttggcctacatagacaacgtaagtgtcaaaagtttcgttttggtagcgattgagttgcttctattggaatttacgttctgttgcatggtttaggcttaagttaagtttttgtggcgaaaagtgaagctaacggtggctaatttgctagccacagtcactgacgttactaacgtcactgcgtcactaacgtcacgaaaacacgcgtgactacctttggcagaacatttgtttcgcatctgttaacttgggggatagctaggctaactatagctttactgcaaggcagctgcaggaacgccacaagcaaagaggccagggtgataactatttactcattttactttgtgatgtgaaacacaattatgaaatgtaatgtacaatattagctgatattattaaggaagtacatctactttcggaaacagtagtctactatttcactgaagcattagcatcatgacattagcctctgttgcccgggcaacacatactacagtggtctatgatgcatctgttttcaatctttaaaataaacatttctcacaaatacattttcgttgtaggatttattctgacattagtaaacgatttgttggtgaaattaccattacctgtggtttcaaaccagtgtagctcactgcaacgctgtagcttacgcgagacacactacaaaaacatctacactacagctgtttaggaagtcaaacggcgacagaacatgttcggcactccccttacttactatctactaacctgaacttcattgccacagcctaaacgttgccaatctgttcatgaaaataattaatttcagcctaaaccgtacaacggaacgttaaatccaattcaaccaacgcaatcgctaccaagacgaacacagcagtagtctactagtactgtaccgtagtagtacaatttaccggggcagcttctccacacagggctatatcgcattttgcgttgttactgacaatgatcgctaccagtgagctttttatgaatgagcgattttccactaaataaatgtcaagcttatttacgttttggggggcatattttcagttagcagatgggactgtctgaatcgcgattccatcttctactgccgggtaacgtcgtagaataatcttcaaagggggttctttattaatgaatgaatgcaatgagtaggctacatgcctgaaaatatcacgagaagagaaaaacttaaaatgacgtttaagtcagagATTATGTctatttttacaccggtctgccaaatgtattcgttttgattcaacgatgaggctgcctcttgcaggggaaatgagaagacatctatttcattctacacttcactcgtattttcagttgtaaatgagcagcaaaaaaaaatgcctttaaatctatttaatctttataaataataagtatgcattttcatataaaatatacataaatcagttgtaaaaatttcattcaaaaacggacccctgtgcaaccgacgcaagcaagcacaccctacaatttccccagaaattgtaccctctctagttctactATTGGTATTCTGGGTTTACATTGGAGGCTTAGAACACCAACCTGATTATTACATTGAATTTACAGTACTTAGAACACATTCTGATGCTCCTGGGATCTTATATTTGTATTCAGATAAAGGTTAATTAGTCACATATATTTCAAATATAACATGCGCCTTTAAAAAAGTGATTGCTTCCAGCATTGTTGAAATAGCTGGAATCAATTGCATTCATATTTATAATGCAGAAAAAGCTCAATTATGCATATAGAATGCACGTAAAAAGCATGTGCTCTGGAGATACAGTATTGTACTATACTGCATTCTCTAACTACAACGTTTAGGCTCTCATTATCACCTATAGTCCAGTGTTTCTAAAGCCATAGAAGCTGCTGCTCTCTTTGAATAATAAATCGTTGTAGTAGTAGTAGGGACTTGCAGCAGGCAAGAGGAGGAAAAAGTACAAAatgaaaatatacaaaataactaTTACAGTAACATAAAAACAGTACAGAGGGCTGTACAGGGGTAAAACACAGGTTTAGAACACGGGATAATACACATATGTACAAAACACTTTACTGTAAAAACAGATGTTTGGAATCTGACTGTCTCCCTTATTAATTTGAGAACATTACAAATTAGAATGATGTGCTTGTAAAATGATTGATTTAATTTATGGGTTATAAATGTTGCCTTTACGTAAAAGATGGTTCGCACTACTTTGCTACAAAGTTTGAATAAGCAGAAAGGGAAAGAGTgggcgagagagcgagcaagcgaGCGAGccagcgagcgagagagacagagagagagagagagacacacagacagacagacagagagagagagagagagagagagagagagagagagaaagagagagagagagagagagagagagagacagacagacagacagacagacagacagacagacagacagacagagagagagagagagagagagagagagagagagagagagagagagagagagagagagagagagagagagagagagagagagagagagagagagagagagagagaattaagaGGATGACATTGAGATGAGATTCACATTGAAAGAAACTGCCCAGAACCTAGTCAGCTCCAGTGGTAGGGATGTCTGGCGGGGAAAGTGAAAGCTCACAGACCACTGACAAGAACTTGCGTTACTGTTCGACTGAAAAAGTTTAGATCACTTCGAAATGGAATCTCACGCGTTAAGACTTTATCTAGTATGATCATCTCACCACCCTGAACATTTACTGACAATTTACTCCACGCGTGGGTTTCGAGTAAAGATGAGCGCAGACTGCAAGAGCTACTACAATGCAGAGAAAGTGTTTGTGGATGGATTCACGTGCCCCAAATCGGACAGTGACGCCCGGTCAGTTTTCTGTTGCGGTTTTAACGATGTGAAATATTGCTGCGATGACCCCAACAGTTTTTTCCCTTATGAGTATGGATACATGTGGTGGCTGAGGTAAGATTTACAGCAGGTGCGGCGCTAATGATGATCTCGCGAATCATATGGAAGCTTCAAGTTTTCTAAAGAGTAGCCTACAATCATGTGCTTATAGCCTACCTGTTGCATCTCGGGGATAATATAGCCTGTAGCCAGCTAGCGTTCTCGGAAAACTTGGTTTTAAACGTTGGATGATCCAACATCAAATCAGCAGCATCAGGCTATTCAACCTAAACATGTCCAGTCTATTTTAGACAATTTTTGAGTTATTTTGAAGAATTTCTTTACtcaattgagtcatattcaCATAATAAAAGAGGAACCATCAGAATTCAATTGGATAAGCTTAAACTACCTGGATTTCCTGAGATATTCTCCAAGGAGAAGCTATAGCTTCCTTCTCCAACAGAATGAGTCTGTCAGCATAGTGATCTCTTCAAAATGCATAATGTAAATAGCCTAACAAAGAGgaaatgtagcctatgttaagTTTTAACATCGTTTTCAGAAAGTTATAAACAGCTAAATGGTTGTGCCATTTTATTGTAATTACATAGTCGTACTGACAGAGAGCATTGGTTTCATTGTTTTTGAGAGTGTGCTGATGAACTGACCTGTCTCATTTCACTGCAGTCTGGGAGCTCTCGTGGGTCTCTCCATAGCAGCTGCGGTTCTGCTAgccttcatcatcaccatctgTGTGCTCTGCTATTTGTTCATTGCCACCAAACCCAGAGGTTTGGACAATGGGCTCCCTCTTCAATCTCCAGGTCAGTACAATGCAATATATTTATGATAGGTATGAACATAATACTGCCCTCTGGCATAATATGATTTATCCAGTTCTAGATTTAACAATATAAGTACGTTTA encodes:
- the LOC136937060 gene encoding protein shisa-like-2A, encoding MSADCKSYYNAEKVFVDGFTCPKSDSDARSVFCCGFNDVKYCCDDPNSFFPYEYGYMWWLSLGALVGLSIAAAVLLAFIITICVLCYLFIATKPRGLDNGLPLQSPGNEPSPQQGPSQCVAPTGPQGLRKHFLSGKLDCDNQPPDPDRLFQRCFMATVTTINVEGPS